From the Accipiter gentilis chromosome 15, bAccGen1.1, whole genome shotgun sequence genome, one window contains:
- the LOC126046136 gene encoding uncharacterized protein LOC126046136, with protein MGTPQMASGCVFLQGLGFLISKFSPKAASPCHASCVSAHASPAAHGQWGFAACIFSWSSPSSLLEWPTRSLNLQAPSHESSQQMLEHVMSQEGHFLHWLSSGKGNLQGRTSSLSFESHQEQERATSVCSETCLESELGQHAASLGAKQDAREQKETKYQTFSRRLCYINTSLGSGAHPGSWVNTPGQHYSIPVTLKPGEKLTICYCT; from the exons ATGGGGACACCCCAAATGGCTTCGGGCTGTGTCTTTCTCCAGGGCCTGGGTTTTCTGATAAGCAAGTTCTCACCCAAAGCTGCGTCTCCCTGCCATGCCTCCTGTGTCTCTGCCcatgccagccctgctgctcacGGTCAGTGGGGCTTTGCTGCTTGCATCTTCTCCTGGTCCAGCCCGTCCTCCCTGCTGGAATGGCCAACACGTTCCCTCA ATTTGCAGGCACCCAGCCACGAGAGCAGTCAACAGATGCTGGAGCATGTGATGTCCCAAGAGGGGCACTTTCTGCACTGGCTTTCATCAGGAAAAGGAAACCTACAGGGCAGGACATCTTCTCTGAGCTTTGAGTCTCACCAGGAACAGGAGAGAGCAACTTCTGTTTGTAGCGAGACGTGCCTGGAGAGCGAATTAGGACAACATGCAGCTTCTCTGGGGGCAAAGCAAGACGCTAGAGAGCAGAAGGAAACCAAATACCAGACTTTTAGCAGGCGGTTGTGCTACATCAATACCTCTCTGGGGTCCGGGGCACACCCTGGCTCATGGGTCAACACACCAGGACAACATTACTCAATACCTGTTACACTCAAACCGGGAGAAAAGCTAACAATTTGCTACTGTACATAG